NNNNNNNNNNNNNNNNNNNNNNNNNNNNNNNNNNNNNNNNNNNNNNNNNNNNNNNNNNNNNNNNNNNNNNNNNNNNNNNNNNNNNNNNNNNNNNNNNNNNNNNNNNNNNNNNNNNNNNNNNNNNNNNNNNNNNNNNNNNNNNNNNNNNNNNNNNNNNNNNNNNNNNNNNNNNNNNNNNNNNNNNNNNNNNNNNNNNNNNNNNNNNNNNNNNNNNNNNNNNNNNNNNNNNNNNNNNNNNNNNNNNNNNNNNNNNNNNNNNNNNNNNNNNNNNNNNNNNNNNNNNNNNNNNNNNNNNNNNNNNNNNNNNNNNNNNNNNNNNNNNNNNNNNNNNNNNNNNNNNNNNNNNNNNNNNNNNNNNNNNNNNNNNNNNNNNNNNNNNNtcacacgggtttctcaccagagcagacgtcctcactattcgtacctgagtcgtcagtctccaagagtcttggagcatcattcagtgagttgaccggcatgcctactccgcctcacatgcatactgccggtccgtctatagcagctccagctatcatgactactcagaggctcccctcatctatcgcctcgtcagatcctacgacagacatacttgcagcttcataggcagcaccagcTCAGATCCAGACCACTTCAGTGACACTTCCTGctttagagggtcagtcagttcagagctcagggtcagatgatgatggcgcccagttccaccttgctccacgtacttcagcgcccgactcgtctgctgcagccccgccgtccgacccctaggttttggtgtttgacgccaaagggggagagggtttgagtatgtagacttagggggagctagttatctagtattagcttattatatacatttggagtcttattggtgtgatacactattacttatgcattcatgtgtttactttcatgcatactattatatatatgtgatagtgctatctatgtgattgtgatatttgacatgtgtgatttctactttgctttatctatatgtcatatcacttgtggaatgctcatttgcttttgcttccgcgtttacacttcgaagcaaatgagctttgttattggtACTCATGctcaattcatatcctttgagtacattgttttggcttgggtcatataagcttgactaactcttttgttcttattaacaaaagcttatatgaactaagcccgtcaaaaacctcactccataacatactcgaggcggtattgtcatcaatcaccaaaaagggggagattgaaagcatctaggcccctagttggatttcggtgattaatgtcaatacaagattactatgactaacgtgtgttttgcagaggcaattaagttaggtcatggtaatggagatcgattgggcaatcgaggttgtcatgcccctacgatggaaattgtttcggttttcaaaggatggacgacaaggttaaggataactagttctaagtgtcgattgaagttggagagacacttagagtagtttaggactttgtttttcctttggccgtactatgaaggggggtatgaacgggtagcttgacctagttgagtctagtgagttaggtgtggtgcacacttgttaaaactagctctaggtagctcctatgaatgcctaagatcctttggagcaaacttcattcacatatgttcggaagttggaagtgaatggagggtcaaatactgaccggacgctggctccggtgcgaccggacgctggccgcagggtccggtcagttcatttgaccgtgaagatcaagtctggtgtgaccgaacgctgggaggtcatgtgaccggacgctgaggaccagcgtccggtcgactccagtaagggtccagacttaggaaagagtgaccagacacgtccggtcagtgtgaccggaccctgagtatccagcgtctggtcgtttacagtaagcatccaagagggaccggacgcgtccggtcggtactgatcggaccctgacagcgtccagtcatcacttgaaaactggttcgcgggttgaactgaccggagcgtctggtcatcacgaccggagcgtccggtcatcccgcagaagctcataacggttcgtttttcaggctggcttataaatagaagttccactcatgagtggagtatcttttgctcattccaacagctgagaaacacgtttgtgagtgtcaagaagagcaaggtcctagtgaggtgtttgtgatttgagaatccaagagagtagcctcactagcaaatcaagagtagcaaagtgtgcatccatcttctcattaggcttcacgtggtcaagtgagagttcgtgcttgttactcttggtgatcgccatcacctagacggcttggtggtgattgggagtttggtgttcacccggcagagcttgtgggtgacccaactcaagttgtgagcggctttgggtgattcgccgtgatggagtgtcgaagaatcaacccgtagagagcacttgatccttgcacggatcaagggggagctacacccttgcgcaggtgctccaacgaggactagtggggagtggcgactctccgataccttggcaaaacatcgccgcgttcctttctctctctatttactttgagcacttactttgagcatttactttgagcaattcaatacttgtttttacttccataagaattgcttgctagagtaagtttggaacttaggttgagaggttgttgtgcattagtttgatataaacacttttctaggcacaaggagttaattgggctatccgtaggatttgattattgcaataaaatttagaattagcccaattcaccccccctcttgggcatcttgatcctttcaatgctcgaacatgttcccccacgcagatggggaggtattgaatgatgaagtggtcatcatccactcctctgccttggcaggcgagccaaaagtctttAAGCCATATACTGTGATTCATCTCCCTAGTATACTTGACGACATTGGTAGGCGATCGAAAGTGTTGTGGGAACGACACTCTCTAGATACGACGgctaaaggcccatggtcctgggccatccgggctaggactctaGTCATCTGGTcgacgaccatgcctagggtgcatttccccgctcccctcgatggtctggcCGGGGCTCATGCTGCCTGCTCTCATCGCCATATGATAGACGTCATCATCACGCCGCGCTTGACACCGATTGTTGATGGcgctgcgagcgtcttggttcggcccaAGGTGTTCGTGCATAGGTGGTCAGTGTGGAGTGAGTGTCAGGTTCGGCTGTGGTGCAGCTGTGGCCTCCTATTCCGCGCTCGAtgactgtagtggtgagcggatggagcggttCGACTAGTGCGCTCCCATTCCTccgatggggagagaggccacaagTTAGTGTcacgatgcggagctctccgcctattgaacggtggCGGTTTCCACCTATGCCCGGAGGTTCTAGTGAACCGCTTGCTCCTGGGGTCAACAGGCTCTAAAGGCCAGACAGAAGCATCGCTGCAGCGGCAATGTTCTGGCCAACCCAAgagaactatgggggatcattccccctatcCATGATATTGCGCTGGACCTGGCGAGCGTGACCCCATGCGCTGCTCGCCGAGTTTCACACGCGGGGCGCAGCGTGCTGCGCCGAGCGCATCGGCGTAGGTGGCGGCTGGCTCTACCgactttgtcgtagctccttgcTGTGCTCCTACGCACGTGCGAGGGCCTCTgcatgagggtccagaggggtgtgagtctgtagagactccactaccaccggtggctgtcccagagtgttcaccatagcgcactcccgggatagagggtggctaggtgccacgacgtcgccgatgctggagccatcgcttttgacctcatcatccatgaggtcatagAAAGAGGCGGGAGCATAGCCCGCCACCCCTATGAATTCAGACGTGAGAGGGGGTGGAGTTAGCATCTTTTGGAGCCCTCGTGCGTCCGTGTCCGTgggggacgtgaggccataggggagccGGTCACATGGCGGTTGCGGCgaggacaacagggtccctccagagagttggccaaaaatagcaaatagcgagtaaagaacaatatgtacgttactcacagtggggtttgagcccagcatgggctcagAGCGAAGCACAAGCGTCTCGTCGTTGAGGTCGTCGGGTGGCCCAAAGCCGACAGAGGGCGCTTTTCCTCTGACGGGCGCcgagacaagtgcctcctcgcgaagGTGAAACATGCCGAGCtagtcggcgacaaagtctaggcttttGAAGAGGAAGGTCTGAGACGTCTCAAAgacaggaggaacccacatcccaataggtagaAGCATGagaaactctagcgagccgaagcgagtcgtatcgcttcaGCCCGCCAtgctaaagatggtggaaaggtggtccatccgatgaccaaaagcgtgaacgtacggcattctccccatggacggcgccaactgtcggtgagaaaagtgaccaacaagtaaatatttgtcgttttgccgtacgttgtgaccggatgtggcctagcactcaatgacacagggtttatactggttcaggcaacatgccctacgtccagtttgagttggtcggagactttattcctgagcctaggtgctcgaagtttgctgtggggttacaaacgggtgggagtaagatggggggcgttagaggtccgatcggactttggaccgaagggccgagagtgacggaagCTTCTACGTGTGCTAAGTATTAAAACGTATGCTCTAAgtagctttagaatgtctaaagctagtagAGAGTGAGTCGAAATGATCCGTCTGTCGTCcgtttgttttcttttttatccCTAATCATTGGGAGagggtgcatccccttttatagatgaaggggacgaccttacaagcaagagaaagagagtgtgtgtgtgctacctagtcttgttgcccacgctgttgggtacaagatggtttgtcggcgcccacaacactgttgacgcCCAAATGCATGTGTTTGGCTCCAtcatgttcttctggtatggcaaatatcggtgcctaccatactataggacaaatgttggtgcccacaacactattcatgtcctgacatgtctggaaggttgcaaagTACCATTCTGATATGGCCTAACAGTActgtcctcggtattgcggttgacttatgcgccttaccttatctgctccgcctgacttcttgggtcctcaccgagcgggcatccccgttcggtcattcccagtcggctccgactatgccggtcgaagaagagccacaggcagaggttcggtgtattcccggtcggagatgcgggtcggagtcagaagcgagcgttgtcccctccttggccaggccttccggtcggagaagcggattggagtcagaagcgagcgtcgcccctccctggctaggccttccgatcggagaagcgggtcaaagtcggaagcgagcgtcgcccctccccggccaggccttccagtcggagaagccgatcggagtcggaggcctttcggtcggagactggatcactcttctggcctgtcgttaggtatctgggccggtccaggagttgcgcgtcgttcgcaacgttgtctgctgggccgagctttttgctgggaagcaagcccattagggaccccaggtttatgaacccgacacatacaTTTATCGTTCATGCATGCTGACACAACATGTATGCTTACATGAACCAAATCTTAATATATTAATATTGAGAAGTGGATAGTGTATAAACATATACATACTCTATGCTTCTTTAAACAATTTTTAATAGAAGATATTGATTATCTTATAGATGTAGATTTGAGAggatatttatttttttaataatgaGATGAAAATTGGGTTACATAAATTATCTATTGTAATAAGAGTACATAGGTAGTTAGATGCAGATTTAAGTCTACTTTAGATCACTTTTGTTAATGGCATATTGGGTAGTTTAAATATATAGAGTCAtgaattatatattttttacGCAATAGCAGAGGTGtgtaattatttagaaaatagaatagatcCAATAGTTATTATTATCAAATATTTTagatttttgtgagaatttctaggaCCTATCTTTTGTTTTCCTATTGTGTCTCGTGAGGATTAACATGAGTCTTGGATTAACGTGGAGGCTCCGTTAAGAACCTCCGGTTAGCCTTTCTAGTATTTATCTTTTGTTAGCGtgatatgtatttagttgaaaacTAATAATCTTAGGATATATAAACTTTGTTGCATCCATTCTATGACTTCACCAATTATAGTTATCTTTCGACTTTtaatcaagatatacaatttttACTACATGTTAAGTAGAAACTCtagtgttttttttattttttttattaaaaattaTTTCTTACTAAAAAGAGTTTAGGTTCTAGTAGTATTGTTTTTCACATGTTAATTAAGTTGAAAATCCAGAATGGACCCTAGCACCGAACTTGTTGAATTGATATATTATTGAATTATATGTGTAATATTGTTTTATATATCATATATAGTGTAGTATTAATTAAAAAATATAAAGTTatttaaaataacaacttatgaaattgaTTATTATGGATTATTAATATAATTTAGTGTGAATTGTGAGTGTTATGTTATTGCtatatatgtggtttgttaacTAAACATTTTTCATGATTATAagctattaaaataaatatttatcctaatgTATACGTGTTTACTTGGTATACATGGTCAAACATAACACTATGGTTATTTAATTTCACGGTTATAAAAGTTTGTAATTTATAAATATTTGTCTTGTACTTTAGGGATATTATTTTTTTGTAATAACATATATTAGTATTTACATATAGATTTGagagaggtgggtaatttacaaGCAATATGAGGGGGTTATTATGAATTATGTTTCGTAATGGCAAAGTGGGTAATTTGGATACAAATTTAGGTGgttattttgatttatttttcataatgacaAGTGTGGGTAACTTATATACAAATTCAGGGGcctattttgaattattttctGTAAtgacagaggtgggtaatttagatgcaaaattagggggttactttatgtatttttcataatggcagaggtgggtaattttttaataaattacAATAGATCTAATGCTATTATCGGAGATAGTGATTATAGTCTATTAAATTAAAggctatatattttttattattgtgagaatttctaaaatttatctttttttttaacgCGTCTGGTGAGAGTTAACGTGATGTCTGGGCTGGAGCCTCTGATTAGTAACCGTAAGATAAGACGGAATGGAAACTCGATTCTGCTTCTCTTCCGCAAGCAGACAGAGGTCGTCCTTCACTATTTCCCGTTTGAATTTGTTTTTCTGAGTGGAGAGTACATCCCGACAGAGTTTCCATTTTAACCTTTGGTGGAATATTACAGTCCTACCCCAATTCTTTTCTTCTCAACGATAGATTGCACAAGAGGTGCACAAACATCTAGTAATAATACATACATTGTTCCCAAGAAATTAATTACACACACATTTTAACCTGGCTGCTGCAAACTACTGTAATTGTCCTTCGTTAATGGACAGGGGGGAGATTCCTAGTAGAACTCTAAGATGGTTCATCTCCCCTCCGAAGAGAAGAATTGGGTGAATGTGAATTGCtactgccgctgctgctgctctaGGATAGGCCAATCATGCCTGGTTGTGGTTGATGAGTGGAGATGGCCGTATCAATCGTAGAGGCCGAGGCGGATGTAGTGCAAGCCGGCCATGCATGGCATGGATTCATGTTCATCTTCTCAACATGCTGAATGCATACATTACATTGTACACATGCATACTGACTGTTTTTGTCTTTGAGAGAGAGAAAGGTTCTGGTCTTGCGTGTGGACTGAAACTACGAGATGGCCTGGCCCAGGAGCGGAAACATCTAAAAGCCCATGGGAAGGTAAGAAAGAAGGGCCGACGCCGGAGTAGCAGCCCAGTAGCAATCATCacgcgccgcccgccgccgccgccgtcacgcACTCGCCCACCAGTCACCGTCGCCGGCGCCCGCTCAATCCCACGCGCCTGCGCCTCAACCGCTCCACGCTTGTCGGCTCACCAATCGCAAGGCCCGCCCGTCGCTGCCTGCGGCTGTTGGCGGCCGGAGATGGACGGGGATGAGGAGAACATCGGGCCGTTCCGCCGGACGAGCGCCCGCACGCGCCGGATGGCCACGCGCATGGCATCAGCGCTCGCCAGCTCTGACAACCGCGCCCAGGTAACGATGGGATGCATTCTCACTTACATTAACCGCTTCACCATCCTAGGAGTAGACTGACTGCTCCTGCGTCTTCCCCCTTCCTTCCGATATACAGATACGGTGATGCGATTTTTCATAATACAATTGAGAGGAAGAGTGATTTTTCAGCAATAGCAGGGGTAGAGAAGGGTTCCAGTAGGTTCTAGAAGGGAGACGAATAAGGAGTTCATGAGAAtctggaggaggaagaagatcaaGGACGCGAGCTAGGAAGGGGCGGGATTTACGCTTTTGTTGTTTGATGATTGATAATCTTCAGATCGTCGGCAGCAGCCTTGCTTGGTTTTTGTATCACCATCGCCTCTAGTCTGCTAAGTGCTAACCCAGTATGGTTTAGAGGGCCTCTGGACCAGGTATATGACAGCGTTGAAGTTGAAGTTGAAAATGAAAATGCTCCAATTTATGTTTAGGGGATATATTACAGAACCCATTTTAAGGGATTGGCCTTATTATAGTTTCACTTTTTTTTTAGAGCAAAGGATCGGCCTTATAGACAAGAAGTTTTGGTAATACATGCTCTAGAAGACTCTTTAGCCAaagagttctatcttgaatttaTACTGCTTATTATTAGAGTTTTATATTAACTTTTGCACTGTGTGTCTTCCTCTGTTATTTTGGAAAATCCACTGTCTAGGTTGGAGTCTTGCCTTGTTTTTTCTGATCCAAACTTGCACATTTTGTAATTTTAAACAAACGCTCTGGTTTCTAATCAAAACAGAATATGTGCCCATAGCTCAGTAACTGTGGACTCTACTAACATACTGTCTCAAGTGCTAAGCATTCCAGATCCTCTTTCCCTGACATTCTCATCCTGTCATTCTGTAGTTCATCTCTGACTCATAAGTTATGAAGAACTCAAGGTTACTGATCTGTCACTGTGCCTGAAATAATACCCTTTATGTTTTGTTTCCCTGTTGTGAGCATATCCATTTCTGTAATTCCATGCAGGCTGCATTAGCTCGCCTTGAAGCTCTTGAGAGTGATAATGCTGGGGTTGAGGTGGTAGATCTTAATGATGATGAGTATGGATCCACAGATGAGGAAGACCCAGGTCAGTTTCTTTCTCATTTGTCTTCATACCAATGCCAAAAGGATAATGTTGATACAGTATGCAGAGACTCGCTGAGAATTTACTATTGAACAAATCAATCTTTGCAAATGGCAAATACTCAAACACAGGATGGTTATGtatgatatttctttttgttgcTTGTAGTATCAATTTTGCAGAATAAACaacattcttcttctttttttccttgCAAAGGAATCTAGAAATAAGATTAAAATGTCCTTGAAAGACTATATTTAAAATATTTGTTCATTTCTAACAAATCTGGTACGGACACCATAAATTATTTGTAAGGTGactgtgcttgtagtatatggaATGCCCCTGAAGTCAGCTATTTAGATATCTTTTAGCTTTATGTGCTCTAGCTTCTCATCTGCAAAGGTTCATGGGTTTAGTGTTTCTAGAAATGCTGCATTTATGTACATTATATAGATCAGTGGACATGCATTCAATTCAAATGCTCTACACATGGATAATAGAAGTTTTGATGTAGTCATCTTTTGTTTTCCTGATTTTGTTTCTACAGTTCTCATGCAGAAGAAGCAGTCCAGGATTATGAAACGCAAGACAAGGCAAGGCAAATCTTTGGAAAAGAGGACAGCAAGGTCATTCATGGATGTCTTACAAGAAGTAAGTAACCTTGTTCTATAAGTTTCTTTCTCGtcatgtttatttattttctaaGGAGGGTACTTAAAAGATTTTCACTCTGGAACTGTGACAGGCAAATCTGGAATCCCTACCTCCTCATGTCCCAACATATTTGAGGGCTGCTGTGGGTCCACCAAGCACTTCATCTCGACGGCACTACTGCTCAGTCTGTGGTAGTTCTGCAAACTATACATGCGTGAGGTGTGGAACACGGTTCTGTTCTTGCCGCTGTCAAGTCATACACAATGATACACGCTGCCTGAAATTTGTGGCTTGACCAACTAGATATACAAGCTACATTTCATGTATGTGCACACCCTTATGATTGTTCATCCGTGGTTTGATCAGTAGGATATACTTGCTATGTATGTTTTGTACTCTGTATGGTGGGGTAGGTAAGTGGTAGGAAACTGGTTTCATTAGCTATGTTTAGCAGTTGAAATTTCTAGGTTGTAGGCCAGCCACTTTTTCGTCAGAAAACAGAAATATTATGTGAGTAGCTGTGTTTATGCTTGGTTTAGCCTGATTTTCCATATTTTGCTATTTGTTGTCCTGATCTCATAATATTTTAACCGCCACCTCCTTTGTTCCACCCATGGAAATCATTTCTCAGATTTTTTTATGCTCCGGTGAAACGTCTCACTGTGCCAATAAAGCGCCTTTGCTAGCTGTGTATGTTTTGTACTCTGTAGGAGTGGGTAGGTAAGGTAAGTGATAGAAAACCATTTTCTCCAGCAGTGCACTGCAGTtgcaaggtatatctcttgtatACCAACCAATTTTTCTTTAGAAATGGTATGCAAGTAGCTGCAGTTATGCAGTAGAGCTGAAAGTAGCTCTTTGTTTCAGTATATCCGTAGTAATTTTACATTGTTTCTTGGTGAATCAAATGTGAGCATACTCTGGTAGTAGATGTGAGTTGGTATGTAAATAACCAATTAATTAGTGTAAGGTAAACAAATGCTATGCTAATGCTTGGACCCATCTAGCAGAGGGGCAGATATGAATAGCACACGGGTTGTCAAACTAGGAATTGATATTCCTAGTGTTTGGCCACACCCGTCACTATCAATGATACGATAAAGCTGGTATGATCTGAATAATATAATATTGAAAATTTTCCTACTATAAATttctttttgagctttgctccttGCTGCTTCAAATATGAGAACATCTTAATATCATCATAATTTGCTAAATCAAATGTAGACAACTAGAGTGCTAATAAATGGAAGTTCATAGATGTCCTGAGTAATCAtaataaagcatgaaattcaACCAAAATTTTACAACATCCTGAAAGGGCGAACACACACATTTAGAATATTTGATCTGTACCTTCTTGTGTTGCGCTTAGCTTATAGTATCATTAATATTATATTGAGTATTGATATCCTGAATGCTCCGAATAATATCAAATGAAACATGTTCACAGTAAGTCAATGACATCATGGGATCTGGTGCATGTTACAAATTAATAGAAACTCTGCCACAAAACAGCCCATCATGTGAATAGTAGTGCAATACCAACACTAAGCAagagcatattgtggatgattATCACCAAGTGGCACAGCAATGTCACCTCCCTTTGGAATATAACAGTCACTGGACATGACATGACATGACATGCTGATCGTGCATTTCATCTTCAACCAAACCAATGTTCAGCAAACTGTTGGGTTCCAAGTCTAATGGGAGAGGTGCATCCCTTTGCAGGTACTGCATGATGAGGCGCATGCAAGACCTTGCATTTGGTGAGGCAGAGCAAGCCAACCTTCAGGACTAGCTCGATCTCCTCCTCCACATAATCATCTAGTCTTGGATCAACGGCGTCAGTTATGGAACCACCTTGCCATGCAGTAAGCACCCAGTCTGCTAAAGCAAGAGGCTCTCCATTGTTTGTGTTCACCCAGATTGGTTGTTTTCGACAAGTGACCTCCATCATCAGCACACCAAGGGCAAATACATCAGTTGCTTTGGTGGCCTTGCCAAGTCGGGCCAGCTCAGGGGCAATGTAACCCCATGTACCTGCCACACGTGTGGTGTGAGCGTCAGCTCCATGATCATGCGACCTTGCGAGGCCAAAATCACCCAACCTTGCATTCATCTGACTGTCAAGAAGGACGTTGCTAGTCTTAATATCCCGGTGGATGACAACCTGTTCCCAGTCCTCGTGGAGGTAGAAGAGACCAGATGCAATACCTTTGATGATGTGGAACCTTTGAGACCAACACAGATAGGTGCTGCTATGATCTTGAGTATGCAAGTAGCATTCAAGGCTTCCATTGGGCATATAGTCGTACACAAGAAGGAGCTGTTGCTTGTGCCTGCAGTAGCCAATCAACTGGACAAGATTGCTGTGCTGGAGGTGGCCAAGGATGAGGATCTCAGCCATGAATTCCTTCATC
This sequence is a window from Miscanthus floridulus cultivar M001 chromosome 10, ASM1932011v1, whole genome shotgun sequence. Protein-coding genes within it:
- the LOC136487610 gene encoding SWR1 complex subunit 6-like encodes the protein MDGDEENIGPFRRTSARTRRMATRMASALASSDNRAQAALARLEALESDNAGVEVVDLNDDEYGSTDEEDPVLMQKKQSRIMKRKTRQGKSLEKRTARSFMDVLQEANLESLPPHVPTYLRAAVGPPSTSSRRHYCSVCGSSANYTCVRCGTRFCSCRCQVIHNDTRCLKFVA